The segment CTAAATTATAACCCTGTGTTAATCTGatggaaattttatacattgttaGTTCGGTAGGGTTTGACGGACTCCGATATAATTTTAGACAAAGAATAAGGcattataaataaacgttGAATTCAAACTGTTCTCTTTCTTGATTTGAAAGCTCTTGGCTCTTAATCGAGCTACTTCCTATTCATTCGGGGAAAAATGCAAAGTCACTCTGATTCGCAATATCGTTAGTCTAATGAGATCTATGATatctagaaaaaaaaggataattaTATCTCATTTGACGCAATCATTTTGCACAATCGTATTCTCTATTTAATGAGATGAAACAGAAAGAAATGCTAGTCATTGCAGGCgaagaaaatatatgtgaTTGGATCTCGTAGAATTTATAAGATCTATGCAGGATTAAAACTATTGGAATTGATACCAAAAAAGTAttacgaaattaaaaaaaaatctttttcttataacatattattccAGTATTCCAGTAAGCTAACAgaatgttttctttattggcaagaacaaaaagaaacgaaaagatATGCAtcgatatatttgttattcttGCGAAACGAcgagataaattttaagtacatTGAAGTCCCTTCGCTATCCGTCTCAATGTGTTTTATatagagaaattaataaaacttggtTGATTTGCGAACGAGTTGTGAATTCGAGCACTaggatatttttgtaacatttgtaTTCACGCAAAAAGCATAGAGCTCCTAAGACATAttgttgaaaagaaaaaatttcgcTTTTCTTGTACAAAACGTTGAATTATGAAGAGATAAGGAATTGTTCATTTTCAATGGCCCGCTTTACGAATTTAGCAATTTGTAGTTTCGCAGAGTCCCTCTCCCAGTTGATGTACTTTCCACGACacgttgaatatattttttagtaatcgTGAaatcacacatacacacgctaTTGCACAAAAGCTGTAATACTGCAAAAGAGTCTTCTCTTCTAGTCCTAACTGCCATTTGTTTTAACTTTGTAAATATCTGacgtatattgtatataaataaatcgatatttatatacaatatgtttattatttgatcATCCACGCGCTATGAAGCGGTTCTTTTTgattcttcatttttatagGCAAGTGCTTCACTCTCGCTTTGCGATTCTcgtaagaattttcttttaatcgaACGAGCGTAACGAAAGGGACACTTTCTAAGTGAAAAAAAAggttgattttttattttaaacgacAGATTTTTTATGATCCACcgatattactttatttcgATTTACATATGCAAATGGAGCAACACGATCTTCAAGACTTGTATACGATACttctaatattttacgacTAAGAAATTCCCAAGTATCGAGCAAATGCACTTGAACATTCTTGCTACGAATATCTTGTTGATCATCGATGTATTACGCTCGCAATAAAGAGCTTTCAGGGTCATGTAAATAGGAATAATACAGATTAATAGGGAAGAGCAGAATGTAGGAAATTGTGTGGAGAAAATATATGTTGATAATTCAGGATATCTATATCCAATGCATCGAACCAgcatattgttattttaaaaactttccGAAAGATCCTCTGATGCGTATGCCAATGCCAATTTGCATTCTGGCTCGAGATATCAACCTGACCATCCTGTTTATAGataaatgtatgtacatatgttgcatatgtgataataatatatatatatatatatatatatataaacacatacGTTCTCTGAAATCCGTCGTGGGCATCCGCAGCTCAAGAAACCTTGGTTTTTGTATATTACGGTATTTGTCCCAGTTTTTTCTGCACTTGCTGCTATCACTACTGATTATTGATCATCGTAattatgtaacttttaatattacaaatatctaCGCGACTTAAAGCCGCCAACATACATGCGAAACTAGCTCTAAGCTAACATCTGTCATGAAAGAAAATAAGCTCGACTATATtccataaatttgttttatcgtgttattagaaattacatttattgcaatcaatattttaattaaatgtaaataatgtgATCAGGTAAGAGTGttgaataaacatttttcttttgcacttgaattattctgaaaattaGTTAAgactgaaattaattttaatcgtttTTATCGAGTTTATATTCTTTCATGTTGATAAGCTTGTTCTTACGATCATTAGCGGGAGAAGACCTAAAGAGAGACAATGGCTATCCAATTGCACAAAGCTATAAGCAAACGGgaattaaatctattttaagaaaaaatactaCGAACCTCACTTAATACTATGGAGAAgtatagtaaattaaactcGCTTCCGTACTGTTTCGGCGCGATAATCATCGTCGGTAGACTCTTTTGTCTGTTAAAACGTCGCCACCGTCCGGTATTGTCAGATCaattgatacaattttattaattttcttacgttacaaataatattgaaataaattgaacaatgatattttattttagtattgTTTGTAGCATATCAAAAGCAACATAATTATACCAATTGATCTAGCAACATTGCTACCGTCAGTGCGACGAACAGGTGTGGAcgagaaaatgtttttacgcAGCGGAACAGTGCGTCCAGTACGATTGCTCAATGAGCAAATGCTCAGGAGaatttgtgcaaaaaaattgcatgttCCTTTGGCGtgcgttaaaattaaaaaaaattatctgtcATGAGACATAGTTGATCTTTTTTACAATCGACCATTGCACGTTTCAGTTGTACGTGAAAACATTAATCTTCGTTCAACGAACGAAACGACGTTGTACGATCTGTGATCATTATCGGATTCTTGACGGTATACCGGAAAACCATAGTTagacaattttgaatttaaattcttattacgAAGTATGCAGTCGTAATCTTTGATAAACTTAGATTTACCTCATTGCGGATTGTAAAGATATACATACTTGTAAATCAAAACCTAATTGTGAATAATACCTAAGCTGTtgtgcatatattttaaaataagaataaatattatttaagagaTACTGTTATCTGCACTTTTTGAATAGCGAGACCTTTCCTGTtgttaaatatgcaaaaacgGCTTGTTAAGGTATGAAAAATGGATAATTTAAACAGTAGCAATCAATTATGTACATGTGTGCATAGTTTGTTGCTTATCGCTAAGCAAGTATTCCTTTTAATCTTTTGACTTTCGATACTCACTCtttctgcaaatattttttcgtctttttccTCGATAACTTcaagatttttaatgaaaatgaaaatgtagtttttaaaaaaattaacaactttttaaaatcgtgtatttaaatctaatttcTAAACTTAGAACAGTTTTCTTAACTTATatacatcaatttttttttacatgtcaATTTAATACAtgtcaatttaattaagagtCGTGCGCAAAGTTAAATCTTATCAGTCTTACATTCGCATAATAGAATGAAATTGTATTGAAGACAAGTTTTAACGAGACTGTCAGAACATAGAGCACACGCCTGTTATTGTTTCAAACTCtggatattaataattgaaatattattaaacagaaatacATTACGCAATGTTATGATAATTAGTTAGTCGAACTCAGAACAATATTACAATCTTATTGTACTGCAGAATATCCTTGATGGAAATAACTTTGCACTTTGTGTGTGcggatttatttttctttgcctTGTTATGCATAATATTACGCCTAATCTGTCGTATGTTATCGcgaatattattcaaaaatctCCGACTACTTCCGACAGGCGTGAGTTTGTTGTCGCCATGAATTTTTTTGACATCGTTCTTAAGACAAATCACTGATGCATCCTGGAGACCtgttgaattatattaattttgagttccgcaatttttttctacgaataatttttatcttaatactgattttttttttacgcactGCAAAGATTAGGATATTTATCCGAAGTTTTTAAAAAGGGATCACAACTACGATTGCCAACTATGTACGGCTTTTCATCAATTACGTTGCCGctgtaattaatgaatagaaCGTTATGATTAGTATAGAATGTTGTGATAAGATAACATGTATtagtaatagaaaattaagtcTCTCATTTCAAACGTAATATTCACAGAACTACGTGCATATTTCtgtaaagttaatttttcttcaagaattcattataattatcacagtttttaacataatatatcgatttattttattttttaaaaatagtattgcTAAAATGCATCACGTAGATATATTGCAATAGATATGATGCCATGCCACTCTGGCgtgatgatataaataaaagatgtatCGATTGGTTTCTCCTTCTAATAACGCTAATAAcgcttttaattttctgatgTTTGTTCTGCAAactcgaaaatatatattgaagagAAATGTCGATACTCACGTGGGTCCATAATGGCAAATATAATATCGATAAGTCGTATTATTCGGCATTTGATATTGCGAATATCCGCATCCGACTAGATAAGTATTTGCCCAGACGAGCTGTAAAAGCGGAAATAATAGCTTTGAGACTTCCCTTTGGAATTCTTGCAATTTGCTTAAGCTAAGACTGAtacttgatattttatcatttgaaaTGTCTTATCGAATTTCAATCGACGAATTATTTCAGtgatatagatataaatatttttccgcaTTATGTACATCTATTTTTCAATAGGCAAGTGACTttaattgcgataaaataatataaaatgcgcAGTAGCAAAAATATCGAGTTATATGttctaatataataacttctttttattatttctctttctttacTTCACCTGTGTATAATGGCCAGCTACTTGTGTTACTTTGTTGATAGGGCCGAACCGGCAGGCTTTGTGCTCGTCAAACCATTCGTATATCTGCTTGGGAAATTCGATTTTCGTATTATTGTGGCTCTTTCCTCTTATCCTCGTTAAACCGATATTTTGGCCGACTTCGAATCTCTCTGACatgagaagaaaaagaattttctacaaataatcttattaatttatcaaatgtaaacgttttttatttcaggCCGAGTCAGATCTTATATatagtaacaaaattttactttaaaagagacaataataataaatgcattcATTATATGATGTCAgcaatgagagagagaaatttacTTAGCGATGCCGACGACGACGTGGAGTCGTTTTGAGTATTCTCGTTCAAAGGCATTAAGGCTGAAAGATGAAGTTCTTGTGTGACTTTACCCCAATATAGGAAGTCCAATTTCCACAGAATCaaatttcacataaatttAGAATCGATTTATCCCCAGTAGAGATATCCGAGGATCCGATAACTTCGCGATATGTTCGAACTTTCggtattaaatatctttaactAAATTCTCTAAAATTCGAACAAAATAGGATTATgttaaattgaagaaaaaataaagttttatatttatccgcAACTctctgaaatttaatttatgaaaaaacttCTCACTTTTTAAGATCCGtgctttataattacatatttaagtcttcatttctttatcatttcttgaagataaaattttgttatttttaacttgttCACGTTTACGTAAATAGCCTTTgcttatttgtttctttatcCATCTTGTTAATCTTAAtacggatattttttttcacaagttAGCGTGTCACTTTCGAGTCTTCGATAGTTGTACAATTTTGcagaggaaggaaggaagcgCACATAAAACGTTCACGTGCGCTTCTTTTTACACCGCAGGACGAATATTCAATTAGCTGGCCGCCAGCGGGCAATCAAATTGTTAGCAATAAACTTACATTATACGAGACAGGATGGTCAGCAGGTTCCTTAAAAGTCAGTGTGTGTGTGCGAACGCGAACCAGTCGCgatcgattaaaatttaaatgcgcGAACTGTCTCGTATCTTACGACGCGTGACACGCGAGGGGCGCGGGACGACGCGGCGTTTTATGACTTGTTTAAATCTTTCCGCGAATTGTATTGCGGTCCTATAAATTCAGCGAAGGTGGAAAAGACGCTGTATCCAATCTCGTATATTGTGTCTTTCGATAATTAGCACCCGAGCCTGAAACTGCACCGCGTTGTCCGAGTAAATTAACATCCTTTATGCGACACTTGAGAGACGCGAGGGACACGAGTGTGCACAAGGAGCCTAACGCGGAGGAGACTgataactaatttattttgcacgagcaagaattttatacatttattcattCAATATCAGGCTGCATACGTACCGACTTTCCTATCCTTCGCGTCGTTATGAGCGAATGTGCATTGATTCGCCCAGTTTTGCGCACCGGATGCGAGTTCACGGTCCCAAtactataaatacaaatttacgTAATCTTATTGACGTGTGTGCGATTTGCatcatgtaaatatttaggaaagtatatgatatttaatctCAGCAGCGTTGTGCAACGGTTTCATTAATTGATGAAACGTCGGTTATCCGCAGCGACGATTAATCTCCATACAGTTATACATTACGCACGTTTCGTGCTAgttgattgaaattttacagATGTGTTCCTAACTGAGGATACTCattaatcttgaatttttgtatttttcttagAATGATTTACAACTCTCTTTGCAATATATGATTCAATAAATACAAGTCTACTTTCAGTACTTAATAGAAAAAGGTAATCTGTATGAATTAGTAAGTTTCTAATTttcgaattatatataaaaattttatgagagaattattatatgagaaataaataaattatattttttaattgcataattatataagtaatatactTTTGCTCTACttcgattaattattaacaatgatgttatatataataacttttcacaGTTTCGTCCGAACGATCGTCACTGTGATTTCGCTGGAAATAAT is part of the Linepithema humile isolate Giens D197 chromosome 3, Lhum_UNIL_v1.0, whole genome shotgun sequence genome and harbors:
- the LOC105676609 gene encoding serotriflin-like; translated protein: MTSSRVSELHNGHKCILRAKRQTVGCKQPFKLDTFKYLAQFCFVSLVIPRIHAHPKCEGVELSENEDITCDIIRDILDTHNRIRQSIAEGSINAQPPAANMRELYWDRELASGAQNWANQCTFAHNDAKDRKVALMPLNENTQNDSTSSSASLKRFEVGQNIGLTRIRGKSHNNTKIEFPKQIYEWFDEHKACRFGPINKVTQVAGHYTQLVWANTYLVGCGYSQYQMPNNTTYRYYICHYGPTGNVIDEKPYIVGNRSCDPFLKTSDKYPNLCSLQDASVICLKNDVKKIHGDNKLTPVGSSRRFLNNIRDNIRQIRRNIMHNKAKKNKSAHTKCKVISIKDILQYNKIVILF